Within Carassius carassius chromosome 8, fCarCar2.1, whole genome shotgun sequence, the genomic segment TCacggaatcaaaaccaagaatggcgagaaagccaaactggacagagaacagtgtttactgttagaccagttagtggatgaacataaggccattcttaaagggaAAGTCGGGCTCGGTGTCACAGCAAgtgacaagaagcagacatgggagcgtatagcacaaactattaacggttcattccccctgcttgtgcgcacctataagcctaccatattcataaatgcagttttttgagcctgcaagatgggaatgtccagtggaaccgaaatgaactgcgacacaataagatgttctgaaagtgctgtaattgtttgtgtgatcactctgcttacagaaggttgtgacagacccaaatcatcactattgcattgttgcattttcccagttgccaaatatcgtaatgtagtgattactttaatttctggcgctatggcatttctgcgctgtttCGGAGATGTTAGCACTTCTCTAATaaaatcagtcacaaacatgatccctttaacgatctaatctatagcgtcttattaactcactgtcattcattgtctgcaacacatttcttctgcctcttcatctttctgccattttctcctctgctaaagaaactcttaagcctcttaaaagtcctcgtctgtgctcctaacaagtttgaccttaagacctcttttaagggttaagatgctttctgaattacttttttctttactaagattttttctttaattttaagagtaaacgcccacaagaattttcttagaattttgtcactaggagctactttttgcattaagattccatatgaatacgggcccaggaaTTCAGTCCTCAAGTTTTTCCCAGAGTTAAGCCCGTTTTCTTATTGACCAGCAGAGGGTGTCATTAGACGATAATGAGCCAACTTCACCATGCTGGACATGGAATCAGATATCTTGGTAATGACTGCCTCTTATGTGCTCACTGTGACCCTATcacagtgaaagaaaaaaagtaaaaaagttgttattattatttatcattatttattaatatttaatgaattgtttataattaatttatcgTGTTACAAGTTAACCTGGAAAGCAAATATATAAATGCAGATGATATAACAGTAGGCCATTGCAAATAACAAGTGAAACAAAAGTGATAtttatgaaaatgcaataaatcccacttaatattaaaaaaatagcggattctttttttttaaatccccttGTGCTGAAAACATTAACTTTTCATTTAtcgattaaaaatatttattaatgggTTTTTGTATATGcctatattgtatttatatagccTAAAGGTCTACTTTTTAAAGATATTATTGGATTTATTTATACGTCCACATACGTAATAGTGACTAAACTAGAGTTTTAGAGGCGTTGAATGCAGTGGAAGCGGTCGCGTCGCGTCACTCGCGGACAAGTCGATAGGACTCTGCACTGAACTCGTGTACCCATGATGCTGCGGGTTTGTCGAAACTTTGACAGGCACGGAAGTGGATTCAAGCAAGTTAAAGCGAAAACACAAGACATCCTCCACCACGCTGTGTTTGGATATGAAAATGCCTGAGTGTCGATAGTTTTCCGTGACATTATGCGGTGCTGCTGTCAGCGAACGCTCGCGGTTCAGGCGCATCTTGCACGCGCTGCGGAGCTCATTGAGTGACAGGTAAGCGCTGGTTAACAAGCCGAAACCTTTCAGTCTGCATGGGTAGAACTTTTCTGGGGGATAGCTGGCGTCTTTACTGTCGTCACCTAAATTTGTGAGCGGGGGGCAACCAATCCCAAACGTGATATCTGTTTCATCCCATTGAAAGTTAATGACAACATATCGCATCCTGGAGCTGTTTGGAAAAAAGCCTTTTATTTTACCTGCTGTTTAAGGCTAACGGTACTGTACCTGGCTACTATAATAGGCCACATATCGTCTGTTTTGTTAAAAACTCGGGAAAACAAGCAACACATATTTAAgcagaacaaaacaaatatttaatactttttatatttggGTTCAACCACCATATGTTTTCTCTAAAAATCTCGTACGTTACCTGTAAAACCCTTCATGAAAATGTCAAATActttgtaataaataattatgtaatattttgttaataattgaatattacatttaatatttaactcATTAACTAATTGATTGCTGATGTCCAATACTATTCCTTACATGATGGTGGGTTGAAAGTGCAAAGTAGCTTTGGAAGATTGTTTTATTGATCAGATCGGATTGGTATCTTCTAGCACATCTAATCTAATTTTGAAAAACAGTGAAAGTGAATAGGATTATCAGCGAAGTTTTAGTGTTTGTTGAGTAAAGTGCTGAATAGGGATCAGTTCAGCTGTAACAGTGGCTACAGTGTGTGAGTGAATAATTCATTTCTAAGATATGATCCGTAGCCGGGTTTGAATTTGGTTTCTTTtacaaattttgcatttcctgagAGCAAAGAGAGAATTTATATATTACCACTTACAACTAATCAGTCTACTGTATCTAATTATGAAGCAAGTCTTTTATTTGGCCAGTGTCATGTCTAATAGGGTCAATTTGCACTGCATTTTCTCATCATGGTCTGAAAATCCTATTCCAGTAATTGTAGCAGAGGATAATCAAATCCTTTGAAAAGATTTTTCTTGAAATCTGTGTCACACATACCAAATATAATTTTAGAATTCCTTCCAACACATGCTTTCAGAAAGTAGCTGGTTTTATGCGTTCTTTTGGACTTTGATGACGCAAGGGTTAGATGCTGCAGGAATATTGAGTGATCCTACATTGTCTTTGTGTCTCTTGACACAGGCTGGTGTTTGTCAGTCTCTGCTCTCTCTAGAACACAATAGTTTAGATTCATGACATTGTTTGGCCATTGCCAGACTGGGTTTAgtttgtgatttgtttctttgtGCTTTGTTATCTTTTTGGgttgtttcacatttttattgttgATATCACTGTCGTCAGTTTGTCAGACATGGATCATAAGGATGTATTCGCAGCATTGCAGACGGTATGTTTGGATGTCATCTTGGCTCTTAATGGATCCCGCAGCAAATCTTCAAATGCCGAAACCATTGATCGTCTGTTGGGGGTCATGAGGCAGATTCAAGAACATGGTTGTGCTGTTGAACCCTTGATTACTGGCTTTACTGCTGTCTATCACCATTTCGATTTGGATGCACAGACTCCTGGCAATGGATATCGGACCCTAGTCAAGGTAACTActggttcatttaaaaaaaaaaaaaaaaaaaaaaagttgattgcATAAAAAAGGTGatttttatatttgcaaatgAGGGGTTAGATGCAAATAAAGGCATGTCATAAAATAGCTTTTCAGATGCCCTAAAGCATGCAttgagttgaaaaaaaaaacatatactgtacacacacaccacacacacacacacatatacatagatatacacatatacatatatatacacaaatatatatacgtatatatatatatatatatatatatatatatatatatatacatatacatatatatgtgtacagtatatgtttttttttttcaactcaaTGCATGCTTTAGGGCATCTGTTAAAACTCATTGAGCTCAGGATGCAAGAGTGACTAGGACTCCCACTGGTGTTGCAGCTGGGGaatgtttctttagaaaaacaagtgatttatacactttttaatgttatattttgtaatattggtGCTTGAACTACAATTTTTTTCTCATGTAATATTTTGAGGAGGCATTGTCTCCCCTGCCTCCTCGGAGGGATTATATAaacagtgtatttttttataaataattgcaCAAATATGCATAGATGATGTAATTATATTTAGCCTGATATCCACGATAAGAGTCCATGGATGTTTTCTGTTTTCCATAGGTGGTCCATTCCTGCATCACCCACATCCTTCAGAAGGCCCGTTACATCGCATTGAACTGCAGTGGAGCATTTTTTAGGATGGACCATAATATGGCAGAAATGGAAGCATACTGTAGTGCCCTTTGCCAGCTGCGGGCATTGCTTTACCTGGCACAGATATTACTCCATGACAATCCCCATGGTCAGCTCTATTCACAAGAGGAAGGGGGTTTAAGGGAGCGGTTTGTGCAGGAGTACATCTCCATGCACAAAGCTTGTTTTTATGGTCGCTGCTTGGGCTTTCAGGTGAGATAATATTAATGGTTCTTTTGCATAAAACGTTTTTTCTTTAACAGTAGAAACCTCCCGTGAATAAAAGATTCTATCATTTCACTGGTGCGTGCTGTTTATGACATATGCAAATTGGTTCCAAAATACAAAGTCTTTATATCTTTGTCTCTGCTCCAAGTTTTCCGCCTCTCTCAGACCTTTTCTACAGACAGTGGTCATTAGTATGGTGTCCTTTGGTGAAAACTACAAGAAACAGCAGACTGGTTTAGGTAAGTGCAGACTCCGATAGGGTGCATCATAATATTAGGACTGCATGATTCATTCTTTGATGTGTTTTGTCTGTTGTTCCCATAAAACACTGATGTGGGGAAATTAGTCTCTTACAGTTTTCACACAATTACATATCCATTTCACCAGTGCACTTTGATTTATTAACAGGTATAGCTGCTCTTTCTTTCTTCGCATCTGGCAAATACGTGGTAGATCCTGAGTTGAGGGGGGCGGAGTTTGAGCGCATCACTCAAAATCTAGATATGCAGTTTTGGAAAACCTTTTGGAACCTTACCGAGACTGAGCTATTATCAGTAAGTACAAGTATGTTGTTTGCTTCTATGAGAACAGATAAAACAACATCAGTACCTTGTAATATTGTTCTTGTTGTTAAACTGTAGGTCTGCATTGATATTTACAGTACTGTTAAAATGTTTATGGTCCGTaagatttaaaaacatattttaatctcCTATACtgactgaggctgcatttatttgaacaaaatacagttaaaagcattgtgaaatgttattacaattttaaataactgtttatcctttctgaataaatatACTCATtttttattgaccccaaacttttgaatggaataagACTGAAGAGTTCCAatgttcttttttctctctttttttctcttgtaAAGAGTTTGACAAGGATTGCTTCCACTGTGGTGCAAGTGAATGTAATATTAACCATACCAGCTGTAAGTCTGAGTTTGCCTCTGGCCTCTGACCCCAGTCTCTCAGTCTCTGTGAATCCTCCAGTTGCACACTGGGGCCCTGGGCCAGTTAAAGTACGCTTGATCTCACATGCACTCCGACAAGGACAGGTTTGTGTGTTTCATGAAAAAGAAAGAATTAATTACAGATTTTTAAGTCAAACAGTCTATGGACTTAGAATGATGTTGAATGACTTTGAATTATTTTCAGTCAATTCACAGTCAATTCTGCTAATTGTCCTCCATATTCAAACTCTTACCACAGGACAGTGCAGAACTGTTGGCCCTTTCTCGTCCCGAGGGGCCTCAGCTCTCTCTGCCAGGGGGTTTCAGTCGTCAGACATATCCTCTTTCTCCAATTCTGCTCATACACTTCCATGGTGGAGGCTTTGTTGCACAAACTTCAAAATCACATGAGGTATGGCTGTGGCCGTTTTACCTCCATATATAAGGTTTCTCACCTAAATGATTTCTTTGTTAGGATTTTTTTGGCTGAGGCCCTTTCTGACATTTTCTCTCTATTGTAGAGTTACTTGAAGAGCTGGTCAAAGGATCTGAATGTGCCTATTCTCTCCGTGGATTACTCATTGGCTCCAGAGGCCCCGTTCCCCCGGGCTCTAGAAGAGTGTTTCTATGCCTACTGTTGGGCCTTAAAGAATTGCCACTTGCTGGGTTTGTAAAGCACACTCCTCTCCAAAAGGAATAACTAGTATGCAGACGATAATAGTTTAATatgatgtaattttaatatttacatgctCTAgtccagcggttctcaattccagtccttgtgccccactgctctgcatattttgcacgtctctctttgttaacacacctgattcagataatcagctcgttagaagtgagctccgtacttgaactgtgttcccattgttcattgctccctactccctgagcagaggACATCTGttaaagtttacttcacttcggaaccttcattcactgatttgtgctgtgcagcgtctatACACACGgccaactgtgacatcatatacctttgtaaataaatacaatttaaattcacgtctcgcacacttcaatgcactttgattggaacatatatggtcgcttcgaactggaatcatggcggaatatcctgtgatgtccacttcgcagggcacctacgttcgaatagaacaaacgtctgaaacGCTAAGAGAAACGTACATAATGTGCAATTTAATTTGGTGCAACTTATGacattttctatttaaatcattgactagagcagcggttctcaattgcagtcctcgcgccccactgctctagTCAatgatttaaatagaaaatatcatAAGTTGCACCAAATTAAATTGCAAATACAAATATTCTACTCATCAAGaagtatttcttgagcagcaaatagcatattaatgatttctgaaagatgatttgacactgaagactggagtaatg encodes:
- the lipea gene encoding lipase, hormone-sensitive a, with translation MDHKDVFAALQTVCLDVILALNGSRSKSSNAETIDRLLGVMRQIQEHGCAVEPLITGFTAVYHHFDLDAQTPGNGYRTLVKVVHSCITHILQKARYIALNCSGAFFRMDHNMAEMEAYCSALCQLRALLYLAQILLHDNPHGQLYSQEEGGLRERFVQEYISMHKACFYGRCLGFQFSASLRPFLQTVVISMVSFGENYKKQQTGLGIAALSFFASGKYVVDPELRGAEFERITQNLDMQFWKTFWNLTETELLSSLTRIASTVVQVNVILTIPAVSLSLPLASDPSLSVSVNPPVAHWGPGPVKVRLISHALRQGQDSAELLALSRPEGPQLSLPGGFSRQTYPLSPILLIHFHGGGFVAQTSKSHESYLKSWSKDLNVPILSVDYSLAPEAPFPRALEECFYAYCWALKNCHLLGSTAERVCLVGESAGGNLCITVSMRAMSHGVRVPDGIVAAYPATLLTTDASPSRLLTLIDPLLPLSVLYKCIDAYAGSSCQSVQPARQIDTLAALGKDTVNLLTNFAQGATNWFQNLLEPKAAAAAAASSSTISSYGPSPSKSHSEEKPQEVYEYPENFEPLRSRCLVDLHTPCTPIMKNPFVSPLLAPDSLLKGLPPVHIVASALDALLDDSVMFAKKLRNMNQPVTLTVVEDLPHGFLSLVQLSKETQEASEICVKRIREVFKLEEPPADQRQPGPS